The genomic interval CGCGGAATTTGTAGATGCTCTGGTCGGGGTCACCCACGACGAGCAGGTTGCGGTCACGGCTGGCAAGCAGCCGCGTCAGTTCGTACTGGGCCTTGTTGGTGTCCTGGTACTCGTCCACGTGAATGAATCTGGCGCGGTTCTGGACGGCGTTCAGCACGGCAGGAACCTCGTGAAACAGCCGGACGGTTTCCGTGATCAGGTCCCCGAAGTCAATGGCGTTCTGGCCTTTCTTGCGGGTCTCGTAGCGGCGGTACGCTTCGGCAGCCGCTTCGCGCGGCACGCCGCTGATGAACGGCTCGCCGCTGCGGGCCAGGTCGGCGGGGGTCAGCAGGTTGCTCTTGGCCCGGTCAAGGATGGACCGGATCACGCGGGGGTTGGTGTCCGGGCCGATGCCGGGCACGCTGCCCATGACCTCCTTGAGGATGTCCAGCTGGTCGTCGTCGTCGTAGATGACAAAGCCGCGTTTCAGGCCGATGTGCTCGCCGTAGGCGCGCAGAATGCGGACGCCGGCGGAATGGAAGGTGCTCATCCAGAGTTTGTCGGCGCCGGGCACGAGGTGACTGGCGCGCTCGCGCATCTCGGCGGCGGCCTTGTTCGTGAAGGTCACCGCCAGGATCTCGCCGGGGTTCACGCCGTAGTGGCCGATCAGGTGGGCGATGCGGTAGATCAGGGTGCGGGTCTTGCCGCTGCCGGCGCCGGCGATCACCAGGGCCGGGCCGGTGAAGTGGTCGGCAGCCTGGGCCTGGGTGGGGTTCAGTTGTTGAAGCAGGTCGGGCGCGGTCACTTTGGAAGTGTATCAGGGCCGGTTCTGTTTCGGACGTAACGGGCAGGGTGCGACGTTGTCCCTGCACGGGGCACGCCTTTCGCCGGGACTAACCCTGGTACGCTCCTGCGGTGACGGTGCCTTCCGCCTCCCAGCAGACCTCCTCCCGCGCTTCCCGCCTGGCGCTGGGCAGTATTCTCGTGGCCCTGGTCGTGCTGGGCCTGAAATTCCTGGCCTACCTGCTGACCGGAAGCGTCGCACTGTACTCCGACGCGCTGGAAAGCATCATCAACGTGGCCGCGGCCGTCGCCGCCTTCGTTGCGCTGCGCGTCGCGGCGCGCCCGGCCGACGCGAACCACCCGTACGGGCACACGAAAGCCGAATACTTCAGCGCGGTGGCCGAAGGGGTCCTGATCGTGCTGGCCGCCGCCGCCATTGTCCGCGAAGCGCTGCCGGTGCTGCTCAACCCGCAGCTGCTGCAGGGCCGGTCCGGGACCGGACTGTCCGGTCTGGCAGTGAACCTGGGCGCCAGCGCCCTGAACGCGGTGTGGGCCACCATCCTGACCCGGCAGGGACGGCTTCTGCGGTCCCCGGCGCTGCTCGCTGACGGGCGGCACGTGATGAGTGACGTGGTGACCAGCATCGGCGTGCTGGTGGGCGTCCTGGCGGCGCGGCTCTCGGGGCTGGGGTGGCTTGATCCGCTGCTGGCCGTGGTGGTCGCGGTGAACATTCTCTGGAGCGGGTGGCTGCTGGTGCGCGACAGCATCGGCGGCCTGATGGATGCCGCCGTTGACCGCGAGACGGAAGCCCGCATCCGGCAGGCGATGAGCGAGCACGGCGAGGGCGCGCTGGAAATGCACGACCTGCGGACCCGGCACGCGGGCAGCGTGACCTTCATCGAGTTTCACATGGTCGTGCCCGGCAGCATGACAGTCGCCGAGGCGCACGCCATCTGCGACCGTCTGGAGGACGCCATCCGCGCACAGTCACCGCAGTCCTCGATCAATATTCACGTGGAGCCGCAGGAGAAAGCCAAGCATCACGGCGTGCTGGTGCTGTAGACCGCGCTGGACCGGCCGGGGCCTAAAGTTCTGCTCCGTCCCGCGCGAACGGCCTGTCTTTATACTGGCCTGAGTTCCAAGGGAGGATGCATGCGCGAGACGGACGTGCCAAACGACGCGCAGTTACGGTTCACGGTGGGCCCGACCCGGCCGCCGCCTGGGCCGGAGGTGACGGTGACCGTGGACGGCGCCGTACACACGGCGCGGGCGGGGGAGCCGCTGCTGGACGTCATCAACCGCGCGCAGATTGAACTCGCGCAGGTGTGCTACCACCCGCAGCTGGGCCCCATCCAGACGTGCGACACCTGCGCCGTGGAGATCGACGGCGCCCTGGGCCGCGCCTGCGGCACGCCCGTCCGGGCAGGGCTGGTGGTCCGCACGCAGACGAACGCGGCGCGCGCCGCGCAGCGTGACGCGTACGACCGCCTGATCGCCAACCACGACCTGTACTGCACGGTGTGCGACAACAACAACGGCAACTGCACCGTGCACAACACGCTGGGCGTCCTTCGCCTTGAGCATCAGACCCGGCCGTTCCAGCCCAAGGGCTACCCGAAGGACGACACGAACCCGTTTTACCGGTACGACCCGGACCAGTGCATTCTGTGCGGCCGCTGCGTGGAAGCCTGCCAGAACGTGCAGGTCAACGAGACCCTCACGATCAACTGGGAAGCGGAGCAGCCGCGCGTCCTGTGGGACGGCG from Deinococcus taeanensis carries:
- a CDS encoding cation diffusion facilitator family transporter, with the translated sequence MTVPSASQQTSSRASRLALGSILVALVVLGLKFLAYLLTGSVALYSDALESIINVAAAVAAFVALRVAARPADANHPYGHTKAEYFSAVAEGVLIVLAAAAIVREALPVLLNPQLLQGRSGTGLSGLAVNLGASALNAVWATILTRQGRLLRSPALLADGRHVMSDVVTSIGVLVGVLAARLSGLGWLDPLLAVVVAVNILWSGWLLVRDSIGGLMDAAVDRETEARIRQAMSEHGEGALEMHDLRTRHAGSVTFIEFHMVVPGSMTVAEAHAICDRLEDAIRAQSPQSSINIHVEPQEKAKHHGVLVL